One part of the Arachidicoccus terrestris genome encodes these proteins:
- a CDS encoding hydroxypyruvate isomerase family protein, with protein sequence MQNRRTALKNIVTGTAAIGAASILPGLVSSAGAATSKQMKTNDATALKGNIRHSVCAWCYSGISLDELCQFAKKIGITGIDLMGPKQWPTLKKYGLDSPMCNGAEINLTDGFNDKKYHEQLIKNYTEMIPKVAAAGYKNLICFSGSKRGMDDETGWQNCVDGLSKLLPLAEKHGVVLVMELLNSKVNHKDYQCDRTSWGAELCKRLGSEHFKLLYDIYHMQIDEGDVIHTINTHHQFIAHYHTGGVPGRNEIDDTQELYYPAIMRAIAATGFKGYVAQEFVPKNPDKLASLQKAIQICDI encoded by the coding sequence ATGCAAAATAGAAGAACCGCTTTAAAAAACATCGTTACAGGTACCGCTGCAATAGGCGCTGCCTCCATATTGCCCGGCCTGGTAAGCAGTGCCGGCGCAGCAACTTCCAAACAAATGAAGACAAATGATGCGACCGCCCTGAAAGGGAATATTCGTCACTCCGTCTGCGCCTGGTGTTATTCAGGAATTTCTTTGGATGAACTCTGTCAGTTTGCCAAAAAGATCGGGATTACGGGTATTGATTTAATGGGCCCCAAGCAGTGGCCTACACTTAAGAAATACGGACTGGACTCTCCCATGTGCAATGGCGCTGAGATCAACCTGACCGACGGATTTAATGACAAAAAATACCATGAGCAGTTGATCAAGAACTATACAGAAATGATTCCCAAAGTGGCCGCAGCGGGTTACAAAAACCTGATCTGCTTTAGTGGAAGTAAAAGGGGTATGGACGATGAGACCGGTTGGCAAAATTGTGTCGATGGTTTGTCAAAACTTCTCCCATTGGCGGAAAAGCACGGCGTCGTTCTTGTCATGGAGCTATTAAACTCTAAGGTAAATCACAAAGATTATCAATGCGACCGCACCAGTTGGGGTGCCGAACTCTGCAAAAGATTGGGCAGTGAGCACTTTAAACTCTTATATGACATCTATCATATGCAAATAGATGAGGGAGATGTTATTCATACCATCAATACCCATCATCAATTTATTGCCCATTACCATACAGGGGGCGTTCCTGGCCGCAATGAGATTGATGATACGCAGGAACTTTACTATCCTGCTATTATGCGTGCTATTGCTGCCACCGGATTTAAAGGCTATGTGGCTCAGGAGTTCGTGCCTAAAAACCC
- a CDS encoding nucleoside permease: MKSSIRFKLSFMMFLEFFVWGGWFVTLGLYLPHNLSASDAEISSAFATQCFGAIIAPFIIGLIADRYFNAEKILGILHILGAILMFQMYNATDFASFYPYVFIYMILYMPTLALVNSVSFNQMSNPEKDFGNIRVWGTLGWIVAGLLISYAFHWDSKDSLTAGLLKNTFLMTAIASLVLGLFSFVLPKTPPKARKGEKVRLGEVLGLDALKLLKDRNYLIFFVSSVLICVPLAFYYQYASQFLSEIGLANPAGKMTFGQMSEVLFMLLLPVFFTRFGLKKTLVLAMAAWVIRYLCFAYGNAGELSFMLIIGIALHGACYDFFFVTGQIYTDNKAGEKYKSAAQGLITLATYGVGMLVGFYIAGIISEMYKTQGGGVAEVWNHIWTFPAIFAFIVMALFAIFFKPEKKVTIEETA; this comes from the coding sequence ATGAAATCATCGATCAGGTTTAAGCTTTCCTTTATGATGTTTCTGGAGTTCTTTGTCTGGGGTGGTTGGTTTGTGACCCTTGGTCTGTATCTGCCGCACAACCTCAGCGCGTCTGACGCGGAAATTTCCAGTGCCTTTGCTACCCAATGTTTCGGTGCGATCATCGCCCCTTTTATTATCGGATTAATTGCCGACCGCTACTTTAATGCTGAAAAGATCCTTGGCATATTACACATCCTGGGTGCGATCTTAATGTTTCAGATGTATAACGCCACTGATTTTGCAAGCTTCTATCCCTATGTGTTTATCTATATGATTTTATACATGCCCACACTGGCGCTTGTCAACTCTGTTTCTTTTAACCAGATGAGCAATCCTGAAAAGGATTTTGGCAATATTCGCGTATGGGGTACACTGGGATGGATCGTTGCAGGATTACTAATCAGTTATGCCTTCCATTGGGACAGCAAGGACTCACTGACGGCAGGGCTGCTGAAAAATACATTTCTGATGACGGCTATTGCGTCGCTGGTATTAGGCCTGTTCAGCTTTGTACTGCCTAAAACGCCACCCAAAGCCCGGAAAGGAGAAAAGGTCCGTCTGGGAGAAGTCTTGGGCCTGGATGCGCTTAAATTATTAAAGGACCGGAACTATTTGATCTTTTTTGTGTCCTCTGTCCTGATTTGTGTGCCGCTGGCATTTTATTACCAGTACGCCAGCCAGTTTCTGTCAGAGATCGGCCTGGCCAACCCTGCCGGTAAAATGACTTTTGGCCAGATGTCTGAAGTATTATTCATGCTGCTGCTTCCTGTTTTCTTTACCCGTTTTGGCCTCAAGAAAACTTTGGTGCTGGCCATGGCTGCCTGGGTCATCCGCTATCTTTGTTTTGCCTATGGCAATGCAGGAGAATTGTCCTTTATGCTGATCATAGGTATCGCGCTACATGGTGCCTGCTATGACTTCTTCTTTGTTACCGGTCAGATCTACACAGACAATAAAGCAGGAGAAAAATATAAAAGCGCCGCCCAGGGACTGATTACCCTGGCCACTTATGGCGTGGGAATGCTGGTCGGATTTTATATTGCCGGCATCATTTCCGAAATGTATAAAACCCAGGGAGGCGGAGTCGCTGAAGTCTGGAACCATATCTGGACCTTCCCGGCCATTTTTGCCTTTATCGTAATGGCTTTATTTGCTATTTTCTTTAAACCTGAAAAAAAAGTAACCATAGAGGAAACGGCTTAA